TCATTGGTGGAGCGGACCGTGGCTCGTGGTGTCGTGGTTCGCCGTGCCCGCATCGTGTCCGAGCCGGTCACCGAATACATTCGCTTCGAGCACGCGATCACTGGTGTCAACCTCCAGGCGGGGGAGGGTGTTCGGTGGCTGCCGCGCAGCGAGGCCTCAGGTGTGGCGCTTCCTGGCAACGACTTCTGGTTGATCGACCGGCGTATCGTCCGGTTCAACCTGTTCACTGGTGACGGCCATGCCGTTGACCCGCTTGTCTCCCATGAGGAGGCGGTCGTACGCCTGTGTGCTGAGGCGTTCGCGGCTGTCTGGGAGCTCGGCATTCCGCACGACGAGTACAAGGTCTGAGACGTCGCACGCGCCCACCGGGACAGCTACCTGATGAACGCTTCGCCCTCGTCTGCTGCGCAGGCCGCCCGTGAGGGTGTTGCTGCACGCCTGGTGGACCTGCGTAGGACGGCTGGGCTGAAGGGGTATGAGGTGGCTGCCCGGTGCGGGTGGCACAAGTCGAAGGTGTCCCGGCTGGAGAACGCCGTGACGCTGCCGACTGACGAAGACATTCGGAAGTACCTGGCCGTGTGCGCGGCCCAGGAGCATACGGCGGAGTTGATCGCTCAGACCCGTGTCGCTGACCAGATGTATGTCGAGTGGAAGCGGATCCACCAGACGGGCATCAAGCGCCGTCAGGAAGTCGACGTGCCGCTCTACGAGCGCACCCACCTGTTCCGGGTGTACTGCTCGAACGTCGTGCCCGGTCTGCTCCAGACGCAGGGGTACGCAGAGTCGCTGCTCACGACCATCAGCAATTTCCAGGGAACGCCGAACGATGCGCCGGCGGCAGCTGCGGCTCGCCTCGCACGGTCGCATGTCATCCGGGATGGGGATCACCGGTTTGTTCTGCTGGTCGAGGAAGCGGTGCTGCGCTACCGAATCGGCGGCGCGTCCGTGATGGCCGGGCAGTTGGGCTATCTCCTGGAGGTCATGTCGCTTCCTTCCGTGGCCTTCGGAGTGATCCCCTTCGCGGCACAGCGCAGGATGTGGCCGCTGGAGACGTTCATGGTCTTCGACGACGAACGCGTGCAGGTGGAGAACCTGTCTGCGGAAATCAACATCACTGTGCCTGACGAGGTGGGTGTGTACGTCAAAGCCTTCGCGGCAGTGCTGCGGATGGCTGTGTATGGTCCGCAGGCGCGGGCGTTGATCACAGCGGCTATCGACGCGCTCGGGTGAATCTGCGCAACTTCGTAGAACTTCGTTGAGGCTCAAGTGGTGTGCTCCCTAACGTCGTTGGTATGAATCAGGCCGACATGGAACACCCTCCCGGGGGGATCGCCGGGGCTGAAGCCGCCAATGGGCGGTTGGTCGACGGCAGGGCCATAGAGGCGCATTACGAGAGCGCCCTGCGGACGCGCAGGACGGTGCCTTCCGAGCAGGAGTTGCGGGCTGCTACGGACCGTGTGACGGCGGACATTCGCCTGCTCATTCCCTGTACCGAGCGCATACCTGCAGAGAAGCGTTCCCCGCAGCTGATTGGTGCGCTGAGCGATGCGGAGCATCTGCTGCTGCCGCGGGACTCTGCTGACGGTGAGGTTGGCGCCCGCATCCGTATGGCGCACTGGGTGCACCTTCGAGCCCTGGCGCGGGTGTGCAGGGTTCTCCTCAAACAGCACGAGGCGCAGCTGCGCAGCTCACTGATCTTTAATGCGTGAAGTTACGGTGGTTGGCGGGTCAGGCCGGTCCCGGTGAGGCAACCGTCGATCAGGTCCGGCCGGTACTGA
The sequence above is drawn from the Streptomyces sp. NBC_01465 genome and encodes:
- a CDS encoding helix-turn-helix domain-containing protein, which gives rise to MNASPSSAAQAAREGVAARLVDLRRTAGLKGYEVAARCGWHKSKVSRLENAVTLPTDEDIRKYLAVCAAQEHTAELIAQTRVADQMYVEWKRIHQTGIKRRQEVDVPLYERTHLFRVYCSNVVPGLLQTQGYAESLLTTISNFQGTPNDAPAAAAARLARSHVIRDGDHRFVLLVEEAVLRYRIGGASVMAGQLGYLLEVMSLPSVAFGVIPFAAQRRMWPLETFMVFDDERVQVENLSAEINITVPDEVGVYVKAFAAVLRMAVYGPQARALITAAIDALG
- a CDS encoding DUF6879 family protein, giving the protein MPPSVPSFDQLLDSARHSAVHLEMRDHYGVDEEKEVVEAWRADGTVPAYDSEFWRPWVSLVERTVARGVVVRRARIVSEPVTEYIRFEHAITGVNLQAGEGVRWLPRSEASGVALPGNDFWLIDRRIVRFNLFTGDGHAVDPLVSHEEAVVRLCAEAFAAVWELGIPHDEYKV